The stretch of DNA CGGATCGTTGGTTAAGGATCTCTTTCATTTCCGCTGGCTTTAATTTTTCTTTTTCCATAAGATAGAGAATAATAGCAGGATCCAGATCTCCTGATCGTGTACCCATGACCAGGCCCTCAAGAGGGGTAAAACCCATTGAGGTATCTACACTCTTACCATTGTGGATTGCGGTAATGGAACTTCCATTTCCCAAATGGCAAGAAACGAGCTTTAATTCTTGAAGTGATTTTCCCAGTAATTTCGCTGTTTCTTTCATCACATAGCGATGGCTGATACCATGAAAACCATAACGACGGATGCCATACTTCAAATAATAGGGATAAGGAAGGCCATAGAGAAATGCTTTCTCAGGCATGGTTTGATGGAAAGCAGTATCAAAGAGAGCAACTTGGGGAATGTTCTTAAACAATCGTGCACATACCTCGATGCCAATAGTCTGGGGAAGGTTATGAGCGGGTGCAAACTCGCTACATTTCTTGATCTCAGCAAGAACCTTTGGCTTAATAATGCAGGATTCAGAGGTTTTTCCTCCATGAACAACCCTATGACCAATCGCATCAATCTCTACTTTGCTTTTTTCGAGAACGCGGATGATCTCCCGAAGACCACTTTCACAACTTTTACGGTCTTTAATCCGCTCAATAATGCCATCGTAGAGCTTAATTTCATCATAGAAGACACTATACTTAATGGAAGAAGATCCAATGTTGAGGATCAAAAGCTTCATTTTGCTACCTTTTGGCAAAAAACG from Candidatus Woesearchaeota archaeon encodes:
- a CDS encoding acetate kinase, which codes for MKLLILNIGSSSIKYSVFYDEIKLYDGIIERIKDRKSCESGLREIIRVLEKSKVEIDAIGHRVVHGGKTSESCIIKPKVLAEIKKCSEFAPAHNLPQTIGIEVCARLFKNIPQVALFDTAFHQTMPEKAFLYGLPYPYYLKYGIRRYGFHGISHRYVMKETAKLLGKSLQELKLVSCHLGNGSSITAIHNGKSVDTSMGFTPLEGLVMGTRSGDLDPAIILYLMEKEKLKPAEMKEILNQRSGLKGISGTSNDLRDLVNKKDARAKLAVDIFCYRAAKYIGAYCTVLNGPDAIVFTAGIGENRPSIRKQILDYFQYLGVFVDEQANKKNEQCISTPASRIAVFVIRANEALEMARECKRVLQ